GTCTCGGCATGGCCGTCGTCCTCGCAGCGACGGGTGTCGTTACGCTCACGGCCGCGCGGGGCTCGGGCGTGCTCTACGCGATCAAGCAGAATCTGCTGGAAACCCCCGTCCGTCAGCCACCTTTGCCGGTGGACGTCATTCGCGACTATGACCCGATCGACCCGCGGCTGGGCTTCACGCACACCGTCCAGGACAACGCGACCGGCACGCGATTCACGTGTATCGAGTTCGGCCCCGACGGCAGGCTTTGGGCCACCGACGTGGCGGGCAGGCTTTATCGGTTCCCCGTCAGCGAGGACGGCACGCTCGGCGAGCCGGAGGTTCGCACGACGATCATTGATCACGCTGGCGGGCCGAGGCTGATCATCGGGTTCGCGTTCTCGGACGACGGGAGCGAGATCTACGCAACCAGTTCCTACGCGACGATGCTGGATGCGCCCGACTTCAGCGGCAAGGTCATTCGCCTGCACGGCCCGGACTTTGCGCTCGTCGAGACGCTCGTCATCGGCCTGCCCCGCAGCGTCGGCGACCACGCGACCAACCAGCCGGAGTTCGGACCCGACGGTGCCCTCTACATCCCGCAGGCCTCCAACACCGCCACCGGCGGCACCGACGAGACCTGGGGCTACCGCAAAGAGCACACGCTCAGCGCCACCATCCTCCGACTCGACCTCGACAAGCTCGCCGACCACGAGTTGCCGCTGGACGTCACGACGCTCCATCCCGGTCACGGCTACGACCCGCACGCACCCGACGCCCCACTGACGATCTACGGCCACGGCATTCGGCTCGTGTACGACATGGAGTGGGTCGACCTGCCCGGTCGCGGCTGGACGCTCTTCGCGCCGACCAACGGCTCGTCGCCCGGCGGAACGTTGCCGGCCGACCCGGTCAGCGGTTTTCCGGGCAAGATCGAATCGCCGTACAACGAACACGACTGGCTCCACCGCGTCGAGCCGGGCATGTACCACGGCCACCCGAATCCGGCGTACGGCACCTACGTCCTCAACGGCGGCAACCCGACCGACGGGCCGGACTTATGGGAAGTCCCGGACTACCCCGTCGGTACGCAGCCCGACCCGAACTACCAGCCGGCGATCCTCGACTTCGGCGAGCACGAGTCATCCAACGGCGTCATCACGTACCGGGCCGCGTCGGACAGCTTCACGGATCGGACACTGGATGGAACGCTGATCGTCTGTCGCTACTCCTCCAGCAGCGACCTCGTTTCCGTCCGCCTGACGGATGACGGCGACGTCGCGGAGATGATCGAGGGCATTCCCGGCCTCATCGGCATGGGCGATCCGCTGGATGTCTGCCAGGACCCAAAGACGGGCAACCTCTACGTCGCCGACTTCGGACTCGAGCACATCGCCCTGCTCGTTCCGCGGCGGTGAGCGTCACTCGGGTTTGGGCTCGCGTCGCATGAGCCGGCCGAGCGCCTCGCGCGGATCGACGCCGTCGAACAGGATGCCGGCGACGCTGTGGGTGATCGGCATCTCGACGCCGCGCTTGCGTGCGATGCCTGCCACGGCCTTTGTCGTCGGCACGCCCTCGCAGACGCTGCCGAGCTTGGCGAGTGCCTCGTCCGTCGACATACCCCGGCCGAGGTGTTCGCCGAACCGACGGTTGCGGCCCTCGGGACTGAAGCACGTCGTGATGAGGTCGCCCATGCCCGCCAGTCCTGCGAAGGTGTCGGGCCGCGCGCCCATCGACTCGCCGAGCCGCGTGATTTCGACCAGGCCGCGCGTGATGAGCGCGGCCTTGGCGTTGTTGCCCAGGTCGAGCCCATCGACGATGCCGGCGGCGATGGCGATGATGTTTTTGGTCGCCCCAGCCAGCTCCACGCCGACGACGTCGTCGCTGGTGTAGACGCGGAAGTAGTCGGTGGCGAAGAGGTCGCGCACCTGCTCCGCGACGCCCTGGTCTTCGCACGCCACCACCGCGCCGGCAGCCTTGCGAGCAACGACTTCACCGGCGATGTTCGGCCCGCTGAGCACGGCGACCGGTCGCCTGCCGAGCAACTGACTCGGCCGAAGGTTCGTCGAAAGCTCGATGCCTTTCGCGCACGACACGACCGGGCGGCCACTGTCTGAAAGCTGATCGACCAACGCACGCGTCTGCTGCGTCGGCACCGCCATGACGGCAACGTCTAACTGCTGCGTTGCCGCTTCGAAGTCGCTCGTCAGTCGCACGTCGGGCAGAGTCACCTCTGATAGCTGCCGGCTTCGACCGGTTTGCCGCATTTGCTCAATCGTCTCGCGTCGACCCAGCAGCGACACGTCGTGCCCGTTGTCGCAGAGCAATCGCGCGCACATGACTGCCATCTGACCAGTGCCCACGATCGTGACGCGCATGCAGCAGCATAAACACAGGTGATGAAGCCGTGGTGTGAGCGGAGCGATCACCCGGATCGTCTTCGCGCTGGTCAGCGTTCGACCGACGACGTTCCGAGGGATCGCTTCGCTCACCCTGCGGCTTCGGGGCGCTTGTCGCAGGCTCTCCTACGCTGACCTTCCGATGCCGACCGAGACTCAGGAGAACGCTCAGCTCGACTTCGACGTGCCCGAGCGACACGCGGCGTGGAAGCCGCTGCTCGCGAAGCTCGCCCGGACGGCTCAGCGACATGCCGACCTGCAGGAGCGGATGAACGACCCGGACGTCCTGAACGACCCGGGCCAGCTCATGAAGGTCAGTCGCGAGTCGGGCCAACTGGCCGGGCCGGCGGAGACGTTTCGCAGCTACGCTGCTGCGGCGAACGAGTTGGCGGATCTGCGGGAGATGGCCGGCGATCCCGAGATGGCGGAGATGGCCGAAGCGGACCTGCCGCGGGTCGAGCAGCAACTCGACGCCCTCATGGAGCAGGCCAAAGCCGCGTTCGTCGAAGCCGACGAGCCGGCGGTCGGGCGGTTCTTCATGGAAATCCGTGCCGGCACCGGCGGTGAGGAGGCGGCGCTCTTCGCACGAGACCTCTTCGAGATGTACCGCAAGTTCGCCGAAATCAAGGGCTTTAAGTTCAGCGTCGACGACTTCAGCGACTCCGAACGCGGCGGCTTCAAAGAGGTCGTCGTCTCGCTGCAGGGTGACGAGGCGTACAAGCGACTCCGCTACGAAGGCGGCGGCCATCGCGTGCAGCGGGTGCCCGAAACCGAAACGCAAGGCCGCATCCACACGAGCGCCGCGACGGTCGCCGTCCTGCCAGAGCTGGACGACGTCGAGGTGACGATCGAGGCCAAGGACATCGAAGAAGGCGGCTGCCGCGGCGGCGGGCCGGGCGGGCAGAACGTCAACAAGGTCGAGACCGGCTGGCGCATCACCCACAAGCCGTCGGGCCTGCAGTTCAAGATTACCGAGCAGAAGTCCCAGGCTCAGAACAAGGAACGCGCCTGGGCGTTGCTTCGCGCCGCGTTGTACGAGCGCGAACGCAGTCAACAGCTCGCCGAGCAGTCGGCGTCCCGCAAGGCGATGATGGGCTCCGGCGACCGCAGTCAGCGCGTCCGGACGTACAACTTCCCGCAGAACCGCTGCACCGATCACCGCCTCGGCGGGTCAGGCGACGACGATGCGGG
The DNA window shown above is from Planctomycetota bacterium and carries:
- a CDS encoding NAD(P)H-dependent glycerol-3-phosphate dehydrogenase; the protein is MRVTIVGTGQMAVMCARLLCDNGHDVSLLGRRETIEQMRQTGRSRQLSEVTLPDVRLTSDFEAATQQLDVAVMAVPTQQTRALVDQLSDSGRPVVSCAKGIELSTNLRPSQLLGRRPVAVLSGPNIAGEVVARKAAGAVVACEDQGVAEQVRDLFATDYFRVYTSDDVVGVELAGATKNIIAIAAGIVDGLDLGNNAKAALITRGLVEITRLGESMGARPDTFAGLAGMGDLITTCFSPEGRNRRFGEHLGRGMSTDEALAKLGSVCEGVPTTKAVAGIARKRGVEMPITHSVAGILFDGVDPREALGRLMRREPKPE
- a CDS encoding PCRF domain-containing protein; translation: MPTETQENAQLDFDVPERHAAWKPLLAKLARTAQRHADLQERMNDPDVLNDPGQLMKVSRESGQLAGPAETFRSYAAAANELADLREMAGDPEMAEMAEADLPRVEQQLDALMEQAKAAFVEADEPAVGRFFMEIRAGTGGEEAALFARDLFEMYRKFAEIKGFKFSVDDFSDSERGGFKEVVVSLQGDEAYKRLRYEGGGHRVQRVPETETQGRIHTSAATVAVLPELDDVEVTIEAKDIEEGGCRGGGPGGQNVNKVETGWRITHKPSGLQFKITEQKSQAQNKERAWALLRAALYERERSQQLAEQSASRKAMMGSGDRSQRVRTYNFPQNRCTDHRLGGSGDDDAGTKNFPLEKVMNGDLDPLADALSELDRQQRLAEL